A stretch of Candidatus Bipolaricaulota bacterium DNA encodes these proteins:
- a CDS encoding DNA recombination protein RmuC: protein MQTIYIITTVIFAILFIAALFYFSKKLSALKPEEKDDKSMQLLQEQLKEIRQTMDYKLGESQKQIQTQFGQSAKIIRDVTEKLTKLDDTNKQVMGFAEQLQSLENILKNPKQRGILGEYYLETLLKNVFAPNQYQLQYKFTDGEIVDAVIFIKDYIIPIDSKFSLENYNKIVEEKDPTRHEQLEKLFKQDLKNRIDETSKYIRPQETTTDFAFMFIPSEGIYYDLLVNQVGAVKVNTRDLIEYAFKEKHVIIVSPTSFYAYLQTVIQGLKKMQIEEQTKEIIKRVEELNKHIAAYDMHMKKLGNNIGTTVNTYNTAYKEFKKIDKDVVRITGSEPAIDPMEIDRPQAD, encoded by the coding sequence ATGCAAACGATTTACATAATCACCACCGTAATTTTCGCGATTCTTTTCATCGCTGCGCTTTTTTATTTTTCAAAAAAACTAAGCGCGCTCAAGCCCGAAGAAAAAGACGACAAAAGCATGCAGCTTTTGCAAGAGCAATTGAAAGAAATCCGGCAGACCATGGATTACAAGCTGGGTGAATCTCAAAAACAAATTCAAACGCAATTCGGCCAGAGCGCCAAAATAATTCGGGACGTCACGGAAAAATTGACCAAACTCGACGACACCAATAAACAAGTGATGGGCTTTGCCGAGCAGCTGCAAAGTCTGGAAAATATTTTAAAAAACCCGAAGCAAAGAGGAATTTTGGGAGAATATTATTTGGAAACTCTTTTGAAAAACGTTTTCGCGCCCAATCAATATCAATTGCAATACAAATTCACTGACGGAGAAATAGTGGATGCCGTGATTTTCATCAAAGACTATATCATTCCCATTGATTCGAAATTTTCACTCGAAAATTACAATAAAATCGTGGAGGAAAAAGATCCGACTCGGCACGAGCAGCTGGAAAAACTTTTCAAACAGGATTTAAAAAACCGAATCGATGAAACATCCAAATACATCAGGCCTCAAGAAACAACGACTGACTTCGCTTTCATGTTTATCCCGTCCGAAGGAATTTACTACGACCTTTTGGTCAACCAAGTCGGCGCGGTCAAAGTCAACACGCGCGATCTGATCGAATACGCGTTCAAGGAAAAACATGTGATCATTGTTTCGCCGACTTCATTTTACGCGTATTTGCAAACAGTGATTCAGGGCTTGAAAAAAATGCAAATAGAGGAGCAGACCAAGGAAATAATCAAACGCGTGGAAGAACTCAACAAACATATCGCGGCTTATGACATGCACATGAAAAAATTGGGCAATAACATCGGCACGACCGTGAACACTTACAATACCGCTTATAAAGAATTCAAAAAAATAGACAAAGACGTAGTGCGGATTACCGGCAGCGAGCCGGCGATTGATCCGATGGAGATTGATAGGCCGCAGGCAGACTAA
- the rpsT gene encoding 30S ribosomal protein S20, producing MPNTNQGKKELRKSIKRSKLNRVAVAKVKTLRKKTLKSIESKSADAEKMIKETIKNIDKQTQKGRIKKNTGSRMKSRLIKNYNKTKAATDSK from the coding sequence ATGCCAAATACCAATCAAGGTAAAAAAGAACTGAGAAAAAGCATCAAGCGATCCAAATTAAATCGCGTCGCTGTGGCAAAAGTTAAAACTTTGAGAAAGAAAACTCTCAAATCAATCGAATCAAAATCGGCCGATGCGGAAAAAATGATCAAAGAGACCATTAAAAATATAGACAAGCAAACTCAAAAAGGCAGAATCAAAAAAAACACCGGCTCGAGAATGAAATCAAGGTTGATAAAAAACTATAACAAGACCAAAGCCGCGACAGATTCAAAATAA
- the holA gene encoding DNA polymerase III subunit delta: MVDKKQIYVWSGENGWAISKQIQKWTTLFEDKYGYFNILKIDFEEKGNVEQTLKNALQVDSLFGQNKLIILKNFFAKKQDKKIEELILGSVEKLPEKFFVIFSQKGEIDKRSKIYKALAKAPLAEVKSFASPKGFLLNDWIKKQVASVGGTIANSAAERLAILVGNDLWQLDAEIQKLASYCRNREISVKDVEDLVKGKFNDNIFDFVDALSVKNKALSGKLLADQLGSGANQFYLLTMIVRQFRNILMIKDVKNSGRTSSPEFAARELKLHPFVAKKTWQQADRFTFEELKKIYSRLLSIEKKFKSTSWSPQLLLDLFVMGL; this comes from the coding sequence ATGGTTGATAAAAAACAAATCTACGTCTGGTCAGGCGAAAACGGCTGGGCGATTTCAAAACAAATTCAAAAATGGACAACCTTGTTTGAAGACAAATACGGATATTTTAATATTCTAAAAATAGATTTTGAAGAAAAGGGGAATGTCGAACAAACATTAAAGAACGCTTTGCAGGTCGATTCGCTTTTCGGCCAAAATAAATTGATTATTTTGAAAAATTTTTTCGCGAAAAAACAAGATAAAAAAATAGAAGAATTGATTTTGGGGAGCGTTGAAAAATTGCCGGAAAAATTTTTCGTGATTTTTTCCCAAAAAGGCGAAATCGATAAAAGAAGCAAGATTTACAAAGCGCTCGCTAAGGCGCCTTTGGCGGAAGTAAAATCGTTTGCCAGCCCCAAAGGTTTTTTGCTAAATGATTGGATAAAAAAACAAGTCGCTTCGGTCGGCGGGACCATTGCCAATTCGGCGGCTGAGCGGCTGGCAATTTTGGTCGGCAATGATTTGTGGCAGCTGGACGCTGAAATTCAGAAGTTGGCGAGCTATTGCCGGAATCGGGAAATTTCAGTCAAAGATGTCGAGGATTTGGTCAAGGGAAAATTCAACGACAATATTTTCGATTTCGTGGACGCGCTTTCAGTAAAAAATAAAGCTTTAAGCGGCAAGCTCTTGGCCGATCAACTTGGCAGCGGCGCCAATCAATTTTATTTGTTGACCATGATTGTCAGGCAATTCAGAAATATTTTGATGATCAAAGACGTTAAAAACAGCGGCCGAACAAGTTCGCCGGAATTCGCGGCCAGGGAATTGAAACTGCACCCGTTCGTGGCCAAAAAGACTTGGCAGCAGGCGGACAGATTCACTTTTGAAGAATTGAAAAAAATTTACAGCCGGCTTTTATCGATTGAAAAAAAATTCAAATCCACTTCCTGGTCGCCGCAACTTTTGTTGGATTTGTTTGTGATGGGGTTGTAA
- the polA gene encoding DNA polymerase I, translated as MALKKKKFVIIDGNAILHRAWHALPPLTTEDGKLINAAYGFTSILLRLYPDLKPDYLAVAFDRREPTFRKIEYKEYKAQRVKQPDELYAQLDDVKNILDVFKIPYYDLKGYEADDIIATLVNRKIIDNPDVESIIVTGDMDALQLVDHNTKVYALHKGISETITYNEKEVREKFNGLGPEQMIDYKALRGDPSDNIPGVPGIGEKTAIDLLNKFDTLENLYDELEKDTAKSKNLKPRVINLLKENKKAAFESKRLVTLVKDTPIKFKLSDSKVKPFDLEKVSKLFQKLQFKTLMNRLEKIEIAGQTEEKVIAKTKENLDYRLVDTAEKFESFLADLKKQNIFAFDTETDGLDPFFNKLLGVSFSWHEGKAYYVIYDKERFEKLKSIFKNQEIKKVGHNLKFDFEVIEAAGLEVKGLYFDTMIASYLLNPGSRGHNLNDLAFRELGHQMIAIEELIGKGKEQKSLFEVAKEKVSEYSCEDADISYRIYKILEKRLKENGLFDLLEKMEMPLIYVLAEMEKNGVLLDLKYLKKLSEEFEEKLGELEKKIYKQAGEKFNINSPLQLKVIFFEKLKLPTEGLKKTKTGISTAAGELEKLLGKHAIIELIVEYRELTKLKSTYIDALPRLVKPDGRVHTSFNQTITATGRLSSSDPNLQNIPKRTTLGMKIRKAFIAAPGSKLVSSDYSQVELRVVACLAKDENMIEIFKAGHDIHTATAAKIHGVKLEDVTKDMRREAKMINFGILYGMGAYGLAARTGISIQRAKEFIDKYYRSFSRVQEYMESIKEFARENGYTETMFGRKRYFPDIHSGVQQIKAAAEREAINTPIQGTAADLIKIAMIEVYKELKKISPETKMLLQVHDELVFEVPEKELEKVAKIIDEKMEKIHKTCVPITVETDYGDNWRDLEKLY; from the coding sequence ATGGCTTTAAAAAAGAAAAAATTCGTCATTATCGACGGCAATGCCATCTTGCATCGAGCTTGGCACGCCTTGCCGCCGCTCACCACCGAAGACGGTAAATTGATCAATGCCGCTTACGGCTTTACTTCGATTTTGCTGAGACTTTATCCGGATTTGAAACCGGATTATTTGGCCGTGGCCTTTGACCGGCGCGAACCGACTTTTCGAAAAATTGAGTATAAAGAATATAAAGCGCAGAGAGTGAAACAGCCCGATGAATTGTACGCTCAGCTGGATGATGTAAAAAACATTTTGGATGTTTTTAAAATTCCTTATTACGATCTCAAGGGTTATGAAGCCGATGACATCATCGCCACTTTGGTCAATAGAAAAATCATTGACAACCCGGATGTCGAGTCGATAATCGTCACCGGCGACATGGATGCTTTGCAATTGGTTGACCATAACACCAAAGTTTACGCTTTGCATAAGGGAATTTCAGAGACAATCACTTACAATGAAAAAGAAGTCAGGGAAAAATTTAACGGCTTGGGTCCGGAACAGATGATCGATTACAAAGCTTTGCGCGGCGACCCCTCGGACAATATTCCGGGCGTGCCGGGCATCGGCGAGAAAACGGCTATTGATTTACTGAATAAATTCGACACTCTGGAAAATTTATATGATGAATTGGAAAAAGACACGGCCAAGTCGAAAAACTTGAAGCCGCGGGTGATTAATTTATTGAAAGAAAATAAAAAGGCGGCGTTCGAGAGTAAAAGATTGGTTACCTTGGTCAAAGACACGCCGATTAAATTCAAATTGTCCGATTCCAAGGTCAAACCTTTTGATTTGGAAAAAGTGAGCAAACTGTTTCAAAAATTGCAATTTAAAACATTGATGAACCGTTTGGAAAAAATAGAGATTGCCGGCCAAACGGAAGAAAAGGTCATTGCCAAAACCAAAGAAAATCTCGATTACCGATTGGTGGATACGGCTGAAAAGTTCGAGTCGTTTTTAGCGGATCTGAAAAAACAAAATATTTTCGCGTTTGACACCGAAACCGATGGCTTGGATCCCTTTTTTAATAAACTTTTGGGAGTCAGCTTTTCTTGGCATGAGGGCAAAGCTTATTACGTGATTTACGACAAAGAGCGGTTTGAAAAATTAAAATCCATTTTCAAAAATCAGGAGATAAAAAAAGTCGGCCATAACCTGAAATTCGATTTTGAAGTGATTGAAGCGGCGGGTCTTGAAGTCAAAGGGTTGTATTTCGACACCATGATCGCGTCGTATCTTTTAAATCCCGGATCTCGCGGCCACAATTTGAATGATTTGGCGTTTCGCGAGCTGGGGCATCAAATGATTGCCATTGAAGAGCTGATCGGCAAAGGCAAAGAACAAAAATCTTTATTTGAAGTGGCCAAAGAAAAAGTCTCGGAATATTCTTGCGAAGACGCGGATATTTCTTATCGAATTTACAAAATTTTGGAGAAGAGATTAAAAGAAAACGGACTGTTTGATTTGCTCGAAAAAATGGAAATGCCTTTGATTTACGTTTTGGCGGAAATGGAGAAAAACGGCGTCTTACTCGATTTGAAATATTTGAAAAAATTGTCTGAAGAATTCGAAGAAAAACTGGGCGAGCTCGAGAAAAAAATTTACAAGCAAGCCGGTGAAAAATTCAACATCAATTCGCCGTTGCAATTGAAAGTGATTTTTTTCGAAAAATTGAAATTGCCGACCGAAGGACTGAAAAAAACCAAGACCGGCATTTCGACCGCAGCCGGGGAGCTGGAAAAACTTTTGGGCAAGCATGCCATCATTGAATTGATAGTCGAATATCGCGAATTGACGAAATTAAAATCCACTTATATCGACGCCTTGCCGCGACTGGTCAAGCCGGACGGTCGCGTGCACACCAGCTTCAATCAAACGATCACGGCCACGGGACGGCTGTCTTCTTCCGATCCGAATTTGCAAAATATTCCGAAAAGAACGACGCTCGGCATGAAAATCAGAAAAGCTTTTATTGCCGCGCCCGGAAGCAAACTGGTTTCTTCGGACTATTCCCAGGTAGAGCTTCGAGTGGTCGCTTGTCTCGCCAAAGACGAGAACATGATAGAAATTTTCAAAGCCGGACATGATATTCATACGGCAACCGCGGCCAAAATTCACGGCGTCAAGCTCGAAGACGTCACCAAAGATATGCGCCGCGAAGCCAAGATGATTAATTTCGGCATTTTATACGGCATGGGCGCGTACGGTTTGGCGGCCAGAACCGGCATTTCCATTCAAAGAGCCAAAGAATTTATCGATAAATATTACCGGTCATTTAGCCGTGTTCAAGAATACATGGAAAGCATCAAAGAATTCGCCCGCGAAAACGGCTACACGGAAACCATGTTCGGCAGAAAAAGATATTTCCCGGATATTCATTCGGGCGTGCAGCAAATCAAGGCCGCGGCTGAGCGCGAAGCGATCAATACGCCCATTCAGGGCACGGCCGCTGACTTGATAAAGATCGCCATGATTGAAGTTTATAAAGAATTGAAAAAAATCAGTCCCGAGACAAAAATGCTGCTTCAAGTTCACGATGAGCTTGTTTTCGAAGTGCCGGAAAAAGAATTGGAAAAAGTGGCGAAAATAATCGATGAAAAAATGGAGAAGATCCACAAAACCTGCGTGCCGATCACGGTCGAAACCGATTACGGGGATAATTGGAGGGATTTGGAGAAGTTGTATTAG
- a CDS encoding PEGA domain-containing protein — protein MSPRQFVLFVFVGLFFAACGSEATVGPSLVETEDAMAHDFGGDFLEVITDIPRLPDIKEDATVPDMEEDAEADSRPMRDLHPLDVARDVPAELVEDIPVEVAEDVPLEVVEDIPVEVQPDVPPELVEDVPVDVQPDVPVDLIEDALAEVQPEVTPDVIEDAPVDVQPDVLIDVAEDVPADVQPDVPVDMAVDVVPVDVQPDIAPIVVVVTITSEPIGVYFRVDDDTVTNYTPAEISLTEGQHTVHIIDLTGCFVSEDILIMVSETSFAFNVTLVPLTVVGDFTSEPIGATVTEGGEVVCEATPCLAVEQTACAHTYVFNLDGYYDETVESFLDNDYVVDAMLEAMLPVLLTVTSTPTDAVVSIDNEPAVCRTPCSMEVPEGQHEVIVNSWGFVPVVLDEFIDATNNTFDVTFAAATEDLTVPITSQPSSTLRLDGTVVCNSTLPGNCQIAIGPGIHVFEFYSSCVDYKALLFDVQSSDPISETLTGKVWVSITSNTSAPPPTAYIDPGTPDEVSGMTPFMTCVSPGEHAVMCVLPTYPNINAVFDTVDGGYFCNY, from the coding sequence ATGAGTCCGAGACAATTTGTTCTTTTTGTTTTTGTCGGCCTTTTCTTCGCCGCTTGCGGTAGTGAGGCCACGGTCGGCCCGAGCCTGGTCGAAACGGAAGATGCAATGGCTCATGATTTCGGAGGGGACTTCCTCGAGGTCATCACCGACATCCCGCGCTTGCCGGACATCAAGGAGGACGCCACCGTTCCGGACATGGAAGAAGACGCAGAGGCTGACAGCAGGCCCATGCGAGATCTCCATCCGCTCGACGTCGCGCGGGATGTGCCGGCCGAGCTGGTCGAGGACATTCCGGTAGAAGTGGCGGAGGATGTGCCGCTCGAGGTGGTCGAGGACATTCCGGTCGAAGTTCAGCCGGACGTTCCGCCGGAGTTGGTGGAAGATGTTCCGGTCGATGTTCAGCCGGACGTTCCGGTCGATCTGATCGAGGACGCGTTGGCCGAAGTTCAGCCGGAGGTGACGCCCGACGTGATCGAGGACGCGCCGGTCGACGTGCAGCCGGACGTGCTAATCGACGTGGCCGAGGACGTGCCGGCTGACGTGCAGCCGGATGTGCCGGTTGACATGGCCGTGGACGTGGTTCCTGTCGATGTTCAGCCGGACATTGCGCCGATCGTGGTGGTCGTGACTATCACGTCCGAGCCGATCGGAGTCTATTTCCGAGTAGATGATGACACGGTCACGAACTATACGCCGGCAGAGATCTCTCTGACCGAGGGGCAGCACACCGTGCACATCATTGACTTGACCGGGTGCTTCGTCTCGGAGGATATCTTGATCATGGTCTCGGAAACGAGCTTCGCGTTCAACGTGACACTCGTGCCGCTGACCGTGGTTGGCGATTTCACGTCCGAGCCGATCGGCGCGACCGTCACTGAAGGCGGCGAAGTTGTTTGCGAAGCGACTCCATGCCTGGCCGTTGAGCAGACCGCGTGCGCTCATACGTACGTGTTCAATCTCGACGGGTACTACGACGAGACGGTTGAGTCATTTTTGGACAACGACTACGTCGTGGACGCCATGCTCGAGGCCATGCTGCCCGTTCTCCTGACGGTGACGAGCACCCCCACGGACGCGGTCGTGTCAATCGACAACGAGCCGGCTGTCTGCCGCACGCCATGTTCCATGGAGGTGCCGGAAGGACAGCATGAGGTCATCGTGAACAGTTGGGGATTCGTCCCGGTCGTTCTCGATGAGTTCATCGATGCGACGAACAACACGTTCGACGTGACGTTCGCCGCGGCCACAGAAGACCTGACCGTACCGATCACCTCCCAGCCGTCGTCTACCCTGCGGTTGGACGGAACCGTGGTCTGCAACTCCACATTGCCGGGCAACTGCCAGATCGCGATTGGTCCAGGAATCCACGTGTTTGAGTTTTATTCGAGTTGCGTGGATTACAAAGCGCTGTTGTTCGACGTCCAGTCAAGCGATCCGATCAGCGAGACGCTGACCGGTAAGGTATGGGTGAGCATCACCAGCAATACGTCGGCTCCCCCGCCTACGGCGTACATCGATCCGGGCACTCCGGACGAGGTTTCCGGGATGACCCCATTCATGACTTGCGTTTCGCCAGGGGAACACGCAGTCATGTGTGTTTTGCCCACGTACCCCAACATCAACGCGGTGTTTGACACGGTCGACGGCGGGTACTTCTGCAACTACTAG
- the rpsP gene encoding 30S ribosomal protein S16 gives MLKIILSRIGKKHQPFYRITVLEKSKDPWGNYLEKLGHYNPRTKEIKLNAERIKHWIANGAQPSATVHNLLVKNEIISGKKVSVTTISKKRQAKMAAKKAESAAKEEAAKPAAEIKEEAPAVEDTPKAEQTETEKK, from the coding sequence ATGTTAAAAATTATCTTGTCGAGAATAGGAAAAAAACATCAACCCTTTTATCGCATAACGGTTCTTGAAAAGAGCAAAGATCCGTGGGGAAATTATCTGGAAAAATTGGGTCATTACAACCCGAGAACAAAAGAAATAAAGTTGAATGCGGAGAGAATCAAGCACTGGATCGCGAACGGAGCCCAACCTTCTGCCACGGTTCACAATTTGCTGGTGAAGAACGAAATCATTTCCGGAAAAAAGGTTTCCGTAACGACAATCAGCAAAAAGCGACAAGCAAAGATGGCCGCAAAAAAAGCTGAAAGCGCGGCCAAAGAAGAAGCTGCCAAACCGGCCGCGGAAATAAAAGAAGAAGCTCCGGCCGTTGAAGATACTCCCAAGGCGGAACAGACTGAAACTGAAAAAAAATAA
- a CDS encoding KH domain-containing protein, translating to MAEKFADQEFVEYLVKTIVSHPEDVQVERKVDEMGVLLSLTINAEDMGYVIGKQGKTAKAIRTLLKIVGAKNNARVNLKIIEPEGSTHVRRPEPEREEVDTDVVDDLKI from the coding sequence ATGGCAGAAAAATTTGCTGACCAAGAGTTTGTTGAGTACCTTGTAAAGACGATCGTTTCTCATCCCGAAGATGTGCAAGTTGAACGAAAAGTTGATGAAATGGGAGTATTGCTTTCATTGACCATCAACGCGGAAGACATGGGTTACGTCATCGGCAAACAAGGCAAAACAGCGAAGGCCATTAGAACTTTGCTGAAAATCGTCGGAGCGAAAAACAACGCTCGAGTCAACTTAAAAATCATTGAACCGGAAGGCTCGACTCACGTTCGAAGACCGGAACCGGAAAGAGAAGAAGTTGACACCGACGTTGTTGATGATCTCAAGATCTAA
- the trmD gene encoding tRNA (guanosine(37)-N1)-methyltransferase TrmD: MKYDILTLFPEIFDSYLNESILGRAQKNKKIQIKIHDIRKNAIDKHNTADDKPYGGGPGMVMMIEPIYKTLKKIRRKKNSKVILLSARGKTWTQQRAQKYKKLDQLILICGHYEGVDERIKNFIDEEISIGDYVLTGGELGAMVLVDSISRLIPGVLGKKESLKEESHSQKGYLEYPQYTRPEIFKAGGKKYAVPEILLSGHHLKINEWRQRQSKKFDFFNKV; encoded by the coding sequence ATGAAATACGACATTTTAACTCTTTTCCCAGAAATCTTCGACTCTTATCTAAATGAGAGTATTTTGGGACGCGCTCAAAAAAACAAGAAAATTCAAATCAAAATCCATGACATTAGAAAAAACGCGATTGATAAACACAACACCGCCGATGACAAGCCGTATGGCGGCGGACCGGGCATGGTCATGATGATCGAGCCGATTTACAAAACCTTAAAAAAAATCAGACGCAAAAAAAACTCCAAGGTTATCTTATTGTCCGCTCGCGGCAAAACATGGACTCAGCAAAGAGCGCAAAAATACAAAAAATTGGATCAGCTGATTTTAATCTGCGGACATTATGAAGGCGTGGACGAAAGAATCAAAAATTTCATTGATGAGGAAATTTCCATCGGCGATTATGTTTTGACCGGGGGCGAGCTGGGCGCCATGGTTTTAGTTGATTCCATCTCAAGATTGATTCCCGGAGTACTGGGCAAAAAGGAATCCTTGAAAGAAGAATCTCATTCCCAAAAAGGTTATTTGGAATATCCTCAATATACTCGGCCCGAAATATTTAAAGCTGGTGGCAAAAAATACGCGGTGCCGGAAATCTTACTCTCGGGCCACCATTTGAAAATAAACGAGTGGCGACAACGCCAATCAAAAAAGTTTGATTTTTTTAACAAGGTCTGA
- a CDS encoding SPASM domain-containing protein, which translates to MILYGGEPLINERGLKRAILSILSFVERSQLPKKTDISIITNGTLLTREIAVFLKEHGVTVVISIDGPAALNLNRSQSHKTVRAIFAGMELLHQVGAEFGISCTLGEESLRDFDQILEWIDKTPAIKSVGFNIVRPIPPYAVSDDYGERVAKALISGFEHLKRRGIYEDRMGRKFDAFVMGNCHPYDCAGCGSQIVVSPKGSVGICAGFLGTGKYFITDVKEQSFDFRGSAEFKYWGQRSPLNIAHCFSCPALAICGGGCPYYAEIKHGNLYDIDEVFCVHAKRTLEYLIWTFYKSLR; encoded by the coding sequence GTGATTCTTTATGGCGGGGAACCTTTGATTAATGAGCGAGGTCTGAAAAGGGCCATTCTGTCAATTCTTTCCTTTGTGGAGAGGTCACAACTGCCTAAAAAGACCGACATTTCGATTATTACAAATGGTACCTTGTTGACCAGGGAGATAGCCGTTTTTTTGAAAGAGCATGGGGTTACTGTGGTTATTTCAATCGACGGCCCGGCCGCATTGAACCTTAACCGCAGTCAGAGTCATAAAACAGTGAGGGCAATTTTTGCGGGGATGGAATTACTGCATCAAGTGGGCGCAGAGTTCGGGATCTCCTGTACCTTGGGTGAAGAAAGCCTGAGGGACTTTGATCAAATTTTGGAATGGATAGATAAAACGCCGGCAATCAAAAGTGTCGGTTTCAATATTGTTAGGCCAATACCACCATATGCAGTCTCGGATGATTATGGCGAAAGGGTTGCCAAGGCCTTGATTTCTGGATTTGAACATTTGAAACGCAGGGGAATTTATGAAGATAGAATGGGTAGAAAGTTCGATGCGTTTGTCATGGGGAACTGCCACCCCTATGATTGCGCTGGGTGCGGTAGTCAGATTGTGGTATCTCCCAAAGGGAGCGTAGGTATTTGTGCGGGGTTTTTGGGAACAGGTAAATATTTCATTACCGACGTGAAGGAGCAGTCTTTCGATTTCCGAGGTTCTGCGGAATTCAAATACTGGGGACAAAGATCTCCGTTGAATATAGCCCATTGCTTTTCTTGTCCGGCGTTGGCAATATGCGGTGGAGGCTGTCCTTATTATGCCGAAATCAAACATGGGAATCTCTATGATATTGATGAGGTGTTCTGCGTCCATGCAAAAAGGACGCTTGAATACCTCATCTGGACGTTTTACAAGTCTTTGCGATAG
- a CDS encoding GIY-YIG nuclease family protein, producing the protein MQNHLKYFVYIAQSLIKDDEFYKGYSVDIDERLIKHNLGLSKHTAKYKPWKIIFYCALSNREKAIAFEKYLKSGSGRAFAKKRFI; encoded by the coding sequence ATGCAAAACCATTTAAAATATTTTGTTTATATAGCACAAAGTTTAATTAAAGATGATGAATTTTATAAGGGATATTCAGTTGATATTGACGAAAGATTGATTAAGCATAATTTAGGATTATCCAAGCATACTGCAAAATATAAACCATGGAAAATTATATTTTATTGCGCTCTTAGCAATAGAGAAAAAGCTATCGCTTTTGAGAAATATCTTAAATCCGGATCAGGAAGGGCTTTTGCCAAAAAAAGATTCATATAA
- a CDS encoding ZIP family metal transporter: MQIILWTIGATFLVSLLSFAGILALLLKDKLLEKILLLLVGFSAGSLLGGALLHLIPEALAEKPAISITFFILSGFTLFFIIERVFHWHHNHKCKGECDEKRHRKALSYMNLIGDGFHNFIDGLVIAASFAADFHLGLVTTLAVITHEIPQEISDFGVLIYGGFTKARALFYNFMSALIAVVGAVIGLILARHIEGVTPLLLAITAGGFIYIAASDLIPELNRELKLSKSILAFIFFLLGLGFMLLLRLFFEVA, encoded by the coding sequence ATGCAAATCATTCTTTGGACAATCGGAGCAACTTTTTTGGTCAGCCTTTTATCGTTCGCGGGCATCTTGGCATTGCTGTTAAAAGATAAATTGCTTGAGAAAATTTTATTGCTTTTGGTGGGGTTTTCCGCCGGATCGCTTTTGGGCGGGGCTTTGCTTCATCTGATCCCCGAGGCGCTGGCGGAAAAACCGGCGATCTCCATAACCTTTTTCATCTTGTCGGGATTCACGTTGTTTTTTATCATCGAAAGGGTTTTTCACTGGCACCACAATCATAAATGCAAAGGCGAGTGCGATGAGAAAAGACATCGAAAAGCGTTATCTTATATGAATTTGATCGGCGATGGTTTTCATAATTTTATCGACGGCTTGGTGATTGCCGCTTCTTTCGCGGCTGATTTTCATCTGGGGTTGGTGACAACATTGGCGGTTATTACTCATGAAATTCCGCAGGAGATCAGTGACTTCGGAGTTTTAATTTATGGCGGTTTTACTAAAGCAAGAGCCTTGTTTTACAATTTTATGTCCGCGCTTATCGCGGTTGTTGGCGCTGTGATCGGTTTGATTTTGGCCAGACATATTGAGGGCGTTACGCCGCTGCTTTTGGCCATTACCGCCGGCGGATTTATCTATATTGCGGCCTCGGATTTGATTCCCGAGCTCAATCGCGAGCTGAAGCTTAGCAAATCGATTCTCGCGTTTATTTTCTTTTTGCTGGGTTTGGGCTTTATGTTGCTGTTAAGATTGTTTTTTGAGGTGGCGTAA